From a single Bacteroidales bacterium genomic region:
- a CDS encoding response regulator transcription factor: MKILLIEDEISLASSIEAYLTEEGHICETTNFFEDAVEKIELYKYDCLIVDINLPDGNGLDLIRLAKKRNLESGIIIISARISLENRIEGLDIGADHYLTKPFHLAELNAHLKSINRRIHFSGSNQINFNEIHILPEEHRAFINNKELTLTRKEFELLLFFMANKNRVITKAGIAEHLWGDYMDTADSFDFIYTHIKNLRHKMMKIGSVDYIKTVYGVGYKFEVST; this comes from the coding sequence ATGAAAATTTTATTGATTGAAGATGAAATAAGTCTGGCTAGCTCAATAGAAGCATATTTGACAGAAGAAGGTCATATTTGTGAAACAACTAATTTTTTCGAAGACGCTGTTGAAAAAATTGAGCTTTATAAATATGATTGTCTTATAGTTGACATTAACCTCCCCGACGGAAACGGATTAGATTTAATTCGTTTAGCAAAAAAACGCAATTTAGAATCTGGTATTATTATAATTTCCGCACGTATTTCTCTTGAAAACAGAATAGAAGGATTAGATATTGGAGCCGATCATTATCTTACAAAACCTTTTCATCTAGCCGAATTAAATGCACATTTAAAATCAATAAACCGTAGAATCCATTTTAGCGGAAGTAATCAGATTAATTTTAACGAAATACATATTTTACCTGAAGAACATCGTGCTTTTATAAACAACAAAGAACTCACATTAACACGAAAAGAATTTGAACTTTTACTTTTTTTCATGGCAAATAAAAACAGAGTAATTACCAAAGCAGGTATTGCCGAACATCTTTGGGGAGATTATATGGATACCGCCGATTCCTTTGATTTTATTTATACACATATAAAAAATTTACGCCACAAAATGATGAAAATAGGTAGCGTAGATTACATTAAAACAGTTTATGGTGTTGGTTATAAATTTGAGGTATCAACTTGA
- a CDS encoding TonB-dependent receptor: MSVPKKEIFIKAKHNIMNRIHIVLTIFLLSFTQINYAQKTKSDANIIGHVVSHGKHIPFATVSVKGTTIGITTDESGHYQLINLPEGKLTIIAQSLGYKPQEREITIHSDETKELKFDLEQDVLGLDEVVITGDRNETNRIESSTIVNTITPKLFTIIQSVTLSEGLNFCPGLRMENNCQNCGFSQVRMNGMEGPYSQILINSRPIFSGLAGVYGLELIPSSMIDRVEVIRGGGSALYGSNAIAGTINLILKDPINSTYEFGVNTGLIGVGIDNSGSPALDYSANFNTSLVSADNKTGMSLYAFYRDRSPFDVNNDDFSEIASLKNTTIGTRTFHRFGIRNKLIVDFFNIKEDRRGGDKFDYPVHEANIAEAVNHNITTVALTYEQFFRETDLFSIFASGQRVNRDSYYGAEKSLRDYGNTKDFSYSMGIQYNAKFDNSSLVVGIENNGAWLKDTKLGYPDFNNSLIINDILINIPHTDNVTIANQTTNTNGVFVQYEINWDKFKVSAGVRFDKYEIVDKENSDADNSGNVLSPRLSLKYDLKKYLQARLSYSQGYRAPQIFDEDLHIETSGSRKVIHENSPDLTQETSYSYMASLDFNKRLGKVYVGVLLEGFYTQLNNSFANEYSEPDENGTVIYTRVNADGGAVVQGVNIELNILPTEKVTIKTGFTKQNSKYDKAQQFNEKRFFRTPEDYGYFTLDWQPLKKLEISSTANYTGKMLIPYFGLQISNPTEGELRKTESFFDLGLKVSYDIKLNGATLQLYTGVKNLFNSMQSDYDSGVNRDPGYIYGPMNPRTVYFGLKMGNFLK; encoded by the coding sequence ATGTCTGTGCCAAAAAAAGAAATTTTTATTAAAGCAAAACATAATATTATGAATAGAATACATATTGTTTTAACAATATTCTTATTGTCATTTACACAAATAAATTATGCTCAAAAAACTAAATCTGACGCAAATATTATTGGACATGTGGTTAGCCATGGAAAACATATACCTTTTGCAACGGTGAGTGTAAAAGGGACAACAATTGGTATTACAACCGATGAATCAGGACATTATCAGTTAATTAATTTACCGGAAGGAAAGTTAACAATTATAGCACAATCATTAGGGTATAAGCCTCAAGAAAGGGAAATTACAATTCATTCAGATGAAACAAAAGAATTGAAATTTGATTTGGAACAAGATGTTTTAGGCCTTGATGAAGTTGTGATTACCGGAGATAGAAATGAAACAAATAGGATAGAATCTTCAACAATTGTAAATACAATTACACCTAAACTATTTACAATAATTCAATCGGTTACACTTAGTGAGGGATTGAATTTTTGTCCAGGCTTACGCATGGAGAATAATTGTCAGAATTGTGGATTTTCTCAGGTTAGAATGAATGGTATGGAGGGCCCTTATTCTCAAATTTTAATAAATAGTCGTCCAATTTTTAGTGGATTGGCAGGGGTTTATGGCTTAGAATTAATTCCGTCGAGTATGATAGACCGTGTTGAAGTTATTCGTGGTGGAGGCTCTGCATTATATGGAAGTAATGCCATTGCGGGTACAATAAACCTTATCCTTAAAGACCCGATAAATAGCACCTATGAATTTGGTGTAAATACTGGGCTTATCGGTGTTGGAATAGATAATTCGGGAAGTCCTGCACTGGATTATTCTGCCAATTTTAATACTTCTTTAGTTTCTGCTGATAATAAAACGGGCATGTCTCTTTATGCATTTTATAGAGATAGATCCCCTTTTGATGTTAATAATGATGATTTCTCGGAAATAGCTTCTTTAAAAAATACGACAATTGGAACTCGAACATTTCATCGTTTTGGAATACGAAATAAATTGATTGTAGATTTTTTTAATATTAAAGAAGACAGACGTGGAGGAGATAAATTTGATTATCCTGTTCATGAAGCTAATATTGCCGAAGCTGTAAATCATAATATAACTACTGTTGCTTTAACATATGAGCAGTTCTTTAGAGAGACAGATTTATTTTCAATTTTCGCTTCTGGACAAAGAGTGAATAGAGATTCATATTACGGAGCAGAAAAATCATTGCGTGATTATGGAAATACCAAAGATTTTTCATACTCTATGGGTATTCAGTATAATGCAAAGTTTGATAATTCAAGTTTAGTTGTGGGTATAGAAAATAATGGAGCTTGGTTAAAAGATACAAAACTTGGTTATCCTGATTTTAATAATTCGCTCATTATTAATGATATACTTATTAATATTCCGCATACTGATAATGTTACTATTGCAAATCAAACTACGAATACTAATGGAGTTTTTGTACAATATGAGATCAATTGGGATAAATTTAAAGTTTCTGCCGGAGTACGATTTGATAAATATGAAATAGTTGATAAAGAAAATAGTGATGCTGATAACTCGGGAAATGTGTTGAGTCCAAGGCTTAGCTTAAAATATGATTTAAAAAAGTATCTTCAGGCTCGACTTAGTTATTCTCAAGGCTATCGTGCTCCACAAATATTTGATGAGGATTTACATATTGAAACTTCTGGTTCAAGAAAAGTAATTCATGAGAATAGCCCTGACTTAACACAGGAAACCAGTTATAGTTACATGGCATCACTCGATTTCAATAAACGATTGGGCAAGGTATATGTTGGTGTACTGCTTGAAGGTTTTTATACACAATTGAATAACTCTTTTGCTAATGAATATAGTGAGCCTGATGAAAATGGGACTGTTATTTATACACGTGTTAATGCAGATGGGGGAGCTGTTGTCCAAGGCGTAAATATAGAGCTGAATATATTACCTACTGAGAAAGTCACAATTAAAACCGGTTTTACAAAACAAAACAGTAAATATGATAAGGCACAGCAGTTTAATGAAAAAAGATTTTTTCGTACCCCTGAAGATTATGGATACTTTACTTTGGATTGGCAGCCATTGAAAAAACTAGAAATATCTTCTACGGCTAATTATACTGGTAAAATGCTTATTCCTTATTTTGGATTACAAATATCTAACCCTACTGAAGGTGAGTTAAGAAAAACAGAAAGTTTCTTTGACTTAGGATTGAAAGTAAGTTATGATATTAAATTGAATGGAGCTACTCTACAATTATATACAGGAGTGAAAAATTTATTTAATTCTATGCAGAGCGATTATGATAGTGGGGTTAACCGTGATCCGGGATATATTTACGGACCGATGAATCCAAGAACTGTTTATTTTGGCTTAAAAATGGGAAATTTCCTTAAATAG
- a CDS encoding DUF423 domain-containing protein, which produces MQKTFFISGAILGGLAVAIGAYGAHGGAKFMDADSAITFGKAVRYQMYHAIVLLSVAFAYTQWPDQKNVLKWAGYSLLGGIIAFSGSLYIIVFAKIPMGYVTPLGGTLFVLGWFLLAWAAYKSQK; this is translated from the coding sequence ATGCAAAAAACATTTTTTATTAGTGGCGCAATCCTTGGAGGATTAGCCGTAGCAATTGGAGCTTATGGAGCTCACGGTGGCGCAAAATTTATGGATGCAGACTCTGCAATTACTTTTGGCAAGGCGGTTCGCTATCAAATGTATCACGCAATAGTACTACTTTCTGTTGCCTTTGCCTATACTCAATGGCCAGATCAAAAAAACGTACTTAAATGGGCTGGATACAGTCTCCTTGGCGGAATTATTGCCTTTTCTGGCAGCCTATATATAATTGTATTTGCAAAAATTCCAATGGGTTATGTTACTCCTTTAGGTGGTACTTTATTTGTCTTAGGATGGTTTCTTTTAGCTTGGGCAGCTTATAAAAGTCAAAAATAA